TCTCACTAAGTGTATAAATCAAGGTTATAACGATCGGAAGAAGAATTCATCTACAAAAAGAAAGGCGGTTTTGCCTTTGGATCTTAAATGACCCCTTTTGCGGTGAGGAGTCTGCAGTCTGGACACTGAAAAAGCGCCTACGACTCTCCGGCCTGGAATTGGCAGAAAGACCCAGTCTGGATTCCCTTTTTCTAGCATGCACGCCGACCATGTCTGCTGATGGGTCGTTTTACCATTCAAACATATCGAACGActttcgtgtatatatatatatatatatatattctgtagGGAACATCATGCACATGAAACACTGGAAAAGAGAGGCGAATTAATATCGAGAAAAAGCAAGCTTAAAATAAAGAAGAACGACAGCATATACAGTACGTGGATCCGCATATATGTACGGATAGATATTGTTCTTCATCCACACGAGTCCTCTAAGTACTACGTGCTTCGCAAATCGTATAACCTCTGAAATTGGAGATCTAGTAAACGAACGAGCTGAACCAGAACATTTTATGCAACTTGTACCCCCTTCAATTCATTGCTTGGATGTTTTATCTTTTAGTCGTAAGTTCAGAAATATTAGAATTAAGGGAATAACACGAATCTATCAGATTCCTATAAAACAATCTGTCCAACTTTGAATTACCCAAAAGTTGGGGAGGGAATTTAATTCAAGTTTAGGTCAGACAAAAGAAGAGTGTGATCAGTTAGAACCGTTGTTTTCAGAGACCTGCAGTATCCAGATCTTATGACGCAAAATCAGATTCATAGCAGCAAAGTCAGACTGAAATTCGCTTTGCAGGCTAACATATATATTGCAGAGCATGTCTGGCAGACATGTCACTCTATCCATTCATGGCTACGGGATATTTAAAATCTCAAGACCAAGAACACAAGATTCAAATACGTATATTGATTATATTAAGCCACTAAAAaaactacatgcatgcatgcacgtagTTGCAGAAATGAGAGACCCAATATATCAGAGGTTCTATTTTGATTTGAAACGTACAATTGGGAtttgcttttttttgttttctgcctttgttttgctttttttccTTGGACAATTATATCAACTTGTAGATTGCTGGATCGACTGCGTATCTCTAGCTCTTTACGTACGGCCTACGCTATGTGGggattacatatatatatatatagagacaaAACATGGCTTTGTCGATGTAATCGTTGATTCTGAATTTGTGAGTGTGGCACCAAGATTGTATTCAAGAGCACCAAAAGACCTGAAAACGAAAGAAAAGCATCCCAACATACATTATCTTTAGAGTTTAGAGCACTTGATGAGTTCAAAATATATGCAAAGCGTTATCCCCAtatgtaaggaaaaaaaaataaaggaataaagaaaacgagagagagggagggggccGGGGAGGGGGGGGAACGACAGTGTTAAccaaaatatgcaatattcattaGATAAGaacgaagaaaaaaaaggagaagataATTAGCAACACACTCGTACAAAGGCTTTATTGCTGATCTATAGTGGAGAAAGTACTTAcgaaattgaaacaaaatattcGTGTCCTCCACGCCTTCTTTGCATTCTTCAGTTTTGAGAATATCACATCTTTGGAACATATTTTAGCTGGTGCTTCGACCAAAAACACCCTACGCTCTATTGGAGGAGACCACAAACTACTCTTCTCATAATCGAAGTCATATTGCGATGCATCAAAGAATTTCCCTAGCAGCCTCTCGGATACTGATTTCGAAACCATTTGAACATTCGGACTTCTTGTGGAGGAAGTTTCCTTCAGAGACGAAGCTGGAGAAGAACCTTCAAAGATGGTCATTGATAGACCTCGAGGAACACGATGGAGATCAgggtcagagagagagagagagagagagagtagacaCAAAAGTTCAGAAGTTTCCGATAAAGATAAGCATATATAAGAGGGGAGGAAACACGGAGTAATATGGTGGGGACGAGGGTCCATGCAtctcatatatattattatagatGGGACCATAGTTCATTATACGTCTTTTTTCCCTCTGAAGCTAGCTGAATATGGTACCGTTATTAGGAAAATATACCTTTTGATGAACTGAAGGGATTTGAAGAACCACCTTTTAACTGTTGCTAGGAAAGCATATCCATTCGAATTTTGAATTGATTAAGGTATCATTTGGTGGACATGAAGTCATGCATGGAGCGGTCTTCATGCACGGAACCCCACATCCCCagtcatacatacatacatgaaCACAGACGCAAATGCCTGTTGGTTTAATTAGTCTATTTTTAGCAAAGGTAGTTTCCATTAAAACTTTACGCCACTTTATACGTACCGTAAAAGGACATATGCGATAGACAGACAGTGTCATAACGCATTTGGAAAATCTTTATACACTAATAGTAGCCAGCACACTCGACAGGGACCATGTCTCGTGAAACGGACAACATTAATTTGAATCTCTTCATTCCCTTCTGTTGGAGTTAAACAACCACTcgggagagaaaaataaaataaaataaaataaaataaattgcatGACAAAGGAAAAAATCATGGGACTAACACTATCGTTTAATGAACTTTCGTAAGAATTCATTCTTGGAGGCAGTCCTAAGAAATTTGGCAACGACCAAAGAGCAGGACTAACATCTATATCTACATTGAATCAAGGTGTTTTGTTATGTATCTACTCCTTAATTTCAACGAAAGATAACGTATTTTTGTTTGTCATTGCTTCAcacctaaaaagaaaatgagttttatattttctcAAGTTGCGAGAAATGGCAAGGTAGATGGGATCCATTTGCTTAGGATCTAGCTGCTCAAGAATCTATTTTTTACATGGAAGGGGGAAAGTTGTAGCAGGCCAGGGATTGTTATTTAACTTGTTTCTTAAATTATGCTTTACAAAgataccaattttttttttttcaattacatTGAACTTGaatgtgatttttaattttttaattttttctttcattttaaagaTTAGATTTAtctcattcaaaataataagaacattttttaagttaaaagttTTCAGCagctttgaatttcaaattttttgcaTAGTATTATCAATTATGTCCGGATACCAGAAAAACTTCCAATCATGTGAAAGCAAATTCGAGATGTCAAACTTTTGGTTTGACCTCTTTCCCATCGAACATTGAAATTTGGATGTTTCCCACTTCGTGCAACCCTTTTTTACTCTCGCATGATAACCGTCGGTTCTTTTCGAAAACATTTTCTAGCTTCCCACTTCCCAGTACTGACTACATCCCACCGAAAGCCTCGCTTGACTGCAAATCTCTCTCTCGCGCCAGCCCATTTTTTCGAGGAATAAAGCTTTGGAGCTAGCCAACAATGGCGGGGTACAGAGCCGACGACGACTACGACTACCTCTTCAAGGTGGTCTTGATTGGGGACTCGGGCGTGGGCAAGTCGAATCTGCTGTCCAGGTTCACCAAGAACGAGTTCAACCTCGAATCTAAGTCCACCATTGGCGTCGAGTTTGCCACTCGCACCTTGAACGTCGATGGCAAGGTCATCAAGGCTCAGATTTGGGACACTGCTGGCCAGGAAAGGTACTTGTTTCTTCTCCAACCCTGTCTTTTCTCATTTGGGTTTCTCCTATTTTAGCTCCTTGATTGATGGGTATGTTGGATTTGTATAGCTATGGGTGGCTATGGGTGTCATATTTATGAAACAAAGCTTAGGATGCCATCTTAATTGCTTGCTCAGTTACTTGCTGGTTCTTTTGCTTGGCTGGGATGCAGATGACGTATGGTGTTTTTACTAAATTTTAGGCATAGATTTAAATCTTTAGTTCCTATCATGGATTTGTTTCAATGAAGGTATTCTTTCtctttaaaatctaattttccGTTTGTAAATAATTGACCTAGGAGTTGTTTACTTCTGAAGTTTTGGGCGTTTTCTTCGGATTGGGCATATTTATTTATCCTTTAATATGTTAAATGAAGATCATATATGGGTCTGAAACCGAGACGGGTTTTTAACGTACTGTATGATAGTGTTCAACTTCATCAACCGAGACGAGTTTTTAACGTACTGTATGATAGTCTTTTCTAAGAAGGTGCTTTTTAGTTCCGAGTTGCTTCCCAAGAGGTTAAAACCTCGATTCATGGAATCCCCTTTTCCCTGGTCTAGATCTGTAAAGAGGTGCTGTTAACTAACTTTGGTACATGTATTATAATTGGGCTGTTTCAAAGGAAATTTGTTCACTCACATTACCCCCGACTGGAAAGGGGAGTTGCACATTGTCCTCTTCAGGTGCACTGAGTTCAGATATGTTGTTTGAAATATTGCATCAGTGGTTGTGTTTGTTTTACAGCTTAAGGAGTTAAAAGCGTCTGACTAAACTACATGCATGAATTAACAATGTTAAGCTAGTGGGTGAAAGCCAATTTTTAGTATTTGAGTCATAAGCTTTTCTACTTTCCTTTGTTGCTTTAGAGCCCTCggatttgatttatttgtttgtttggaaGATGGACTGATGGATTGATCGACAGGAGGATAACAAGTTGGTTGTCGGttaattttgaaattatgaaaGGGAAGCAAATTAGCAAGAGTCAACCTTTGCTACTTGTCAAGGCCAATTGGTCAGCTGTTGGAATCTCACTATATGAAACTCTTTTTGCAAGTATAAGCTTAACGATATTACTAGTTTACAAGTGGAAACAAAGTTTAAAGGATTACCCTAACTATTTTTGCAAGATGTGGATTGTAGCCCGAATTTGTAGTTGCCATGGAATTCCTGATTGTGTAGACTCTGGATTTAGATTGTGAAGGCATTAAGCAGTGGGTGTTCTGTAAAGATAGATTGATGGAAGAATATTGTGTTTTCTTGATGAGCTTGAGACAAAGGGAGTAAAGTACTGGCAGGGAAGGTGGGCTTGGGAAGTAGAGGTTGAATTTGCCTTAGGTGCATGAAGACGTACacttttctgtatttttttcattcatatcTTCTGCAAGTGCAATTTTTAGTCTTGGTTTTTATATATTAACCCTATCTCGATAAGGATTTTATTCTGTTAACATTTAGTGAACCATCGTGCCTTGTTAAGACACTTCAAAGATCTTTTAATCAGATACAAGTAACtccagtttattttgtttagtGTGCCATTTGCTGATTATTGTTGACACCACCTGAATCATAATCTTGATACCTTTACCCTCACAGACTAGATGTTATATTTCCATTTGCCTTCTTGACTTTATAGGTACCGTGCCATCACCAGTGCGTACTATCGTGGAGCAGTAGGTGCACTCCTTGTGTATGACATCACTCGTCATGCAACATTTGAGAATGTTGACAGATGGCTGAAGGAGTTGAGAGGCCACACAGATTCAAGCATCGTCGTGATGCTTGTTGGGAACAAATCTGATCTTCGCCACCTAGTAGCTGTTTCAACAGAGGAAGCGAAATCCTATGCTGAAAAGGAATCACTTTATTTCATGGAGACTTCAGCACTGGAGGCAGTAAATGTAGAAAATGCTTTCGCTGAAGTTCTGACTCAAATCTACCACACAGCAAGCAAGAAGCAAATGGAAGGAGGGGAAAATGGGGATTCTTCATCTGTTCCAGCCCAaggagagaaaataaatatcaaagaTGACAAATATGGTTTGAAAAAACTTGGCTGCTGTTCAAGTTAGAAATTATGGGTTGGATTGGGCTTCTTGTACTGTGTATTATTTTTAGAAAGATACAAACTAGTAACAACCAGGAAAAGGAAATTCTGTCGGGATATTAAACTTTGTTTGTTAAACCACGGTGCATTTGGATGTAGGTGCAGAATAGGCGCATCACATGGCTTGGCTTTCTTTAGATCTATTACAATGTTTTTGTTGTTTGAAGTTTCCTGAGCAGAATTTGTGAAAAGCTGTGCTGCTAGCATgctatgtttgctctgtttacTACTGGACTCCGGTATGTATAAGCTAAATATGTTTCTGAAAAGATTTTACATTTCCTGCATTTTTTAGTTGGGGGTCGAAAATGATTCTTTTTGCCCCTTttgtgggagagagagagagaacaaacaaCATAATATCAATAGAGGAGTGCTAtcactcaaaaaataataataatagaggaGTGCTACGCTCAGAAAGGGATTGCACAAAAGAATCTTATAAATTGACTTTATGTGAtttgttagatatattttataataaaaatatttttacaatttgatgAATTACATTAAGCAATATcaatttgtaagattatttttatgtagtCTATTGCTCTTTATTTCATACATACACATCCATGCTAGTTGTACTTCCTAGAACTCTCCACGCGGCATGTATACATAAATGCCATAATGCAACAAGTTTCAAATTTCCAACCGGTTGGAGAGAGTTGTTTGCCTATCAGGTTCAATTCTTGGCAAATATGctataagaaaaaatctagttgtaagtaaTTTTGCACACTAATACATGTACTCATTCAATATAACTAGTcagaaagtagattttattgaaaataatatcaatttaaattttaaatatgaagccaTCAGTATTGATATGTAGATTGATACGCAAATTCGCTTATACGTAGTAAAACTCATGCAATAAATATGACAAAAGCCAAGAGGAGTGAACCAATCTAATTAAAGAGTTATGTTATTTATAAATCAATAAGTAAgcatattaaatattaaatttttttgacaaaatttttaGTTGATATATTAAACTTTCGCAATACTAACATATTTaatttatcaataatttttttgatttttaaataaatatttttatataatccatCAAAATTGAGGATgagtatttaaaagaaaatgatatatacattttaaatgagaaatatttttataaatacatttattataaatatatgattacataaagaattataaacaaaaataatgcatgtattaatacttaaaaaatataaaaagataaataatatttacagttatgcAGTGTGTAAACACTatagagttatttttttttaaatgaataaataaaaaatttatataaaaaaaagataataaacttattttttaaaacgaatATGCggtaattgtatataatattattttattaaaaaaaataaaagaaaaggtgGAAGACATTACCAAATCCGAACCTCCCGCTCATTTGAGTGTCCCCGCCCTCTAATAAACCCTTAAAtcgatcttcttcctcttcttctgtaCAGTCTCGCTGACTCACACTCGCACTCCCCTTCTCCGTATTCAATTTTCTCAGTCagagagaacaaaaagaaaaaattatttaaaaaaatgagagaggaagAGATAGAGAAGCTCAGGGGAGTGGTGCGGGACTGCGTGAGCAAGCACCTCTACTCCTCGGCCATTTTCTTCGCCGACAAAGTGGCGGCCTTCACCAAAGACCCCGCCGACATCTACATGCAGGCCCAGGCTCTCTTCCTTGGCCGCCAC
This Carya illinoinensis cultivar Pawnee chromosome 11, C.illinoinensisPawnee_v1, whole genome shotgun sequence DNA region includes the following protein-coding sequences:
- the LOC122282798 gene encoding ras-related protein RABA1d-like; this encodes MAGYRADDDYDYLFKVVLIGDSGVGKSNLLSRFTKNEFNLESKSTIGVEFATRTLNVDGKVIKAQIWDTAGQERYRAITSAYYRGAVGALLVYDITRHATFENVDRWLKELRGHTDSSIVVMLVGNKSDLRHLVAVSTEEAKSYAEKESLYFMETSALEAVNVENAFAEVLTQIYHTASKKQMEGGENGDSSSVPAQGEKINIKDDKYGLKKLGCCSS